In one Curtobacterium citreum genomic region, the following are encoded:
- a CDS encoding phosphoenolpyruvate carboxylase yields the protein MTAIDGSTRHGRARDDVSGAVDSDLRADVRYLGNLLGRVLRETGGDGLLHDVEDLRAAVIGAYEGSDTDGAARAERIVAGMSAERAEAVAQAFTTYFHLTNLAEEHHRVRVLRARGDDGGVAGDSFPATYASLVEQVGADEAAARLRDLRFHPVLTAHPTEARRRAVTTAVRRITDLIDERDAARNATARAENERRLLEEITTLLRTSPLRTTRPTPLDEVRTAMSVFDQTLFEIVPQVYRLLDDRLLGEDAGSLPVTAPAFVRFGTWIGGDRDGNPHVTAEVTRQAADIAAEHILLGLARAATRIGAALTLDAAETPADAGLQALVAAQESLDPAVAERIGVRAPNETHRRALLFVAARIRATRRGQDGMAYAGPEELLADLRVIQASLVAAGAARTANGELQNLVWQVETFGFHLAELEVRQHSQVHRTALAEIRAGGELSETTEEVLAVFRTIADLQRRYGVRSAHRYIVSFTQSAQDLANVHELAVAALGSVEAAPVLDVIPLFETFADLHASVDILDEAVHTEAFERRLAATGRKLEVMLGYSDSSKDVGPVSANLALYDAQARIADWARDHDVELTLFHGRGGSLGRGGGPANEAVLAQPPGSIDGRLKLTEQGEVIFAQYGDQDIAARHLEQMASATLFASSPSNEDRTAAAATRFADLAQQLDDVSRTAFHDLVKADGFAPWFARVTPMEEIGLLPLGSRPARRGLSVESLEDLRAIPWVFSWTQARINLAGWYGLGSALEAVGDVELLRTAYAEWPLFGAMIKNVEMSLAKTDEQIARRYLELADRDDLAAKVLDEMLRTRDWVLRVSGGSDVLEDRPVLARAVRLRSPYVDALSHLQLRALRAIRTSGSTDPTDADHRLLLLTVNGVAAGLQNTG from the coding sequence ATGACGGCGATCGACGGATCGACGCGCCACGGGCGCGCACGGGACGACGTCAGCGGAGCGGTCGACAGCGACCTGCGCGCGGACGTCCGGTACCTCGGCAACCTGCTCGGGCGGGTGCTGCGGGAGACCGGTGGAGACGGACTCCTGCACGACGTGGAGGACCTGCGTGCCGCCGTGATCGGCGCGTACGAGGGGTCCGACACCGACGGTGCCGCCCGGGCCGAACGGATCGTCGCGGGGATGTCGGCGGAGCGTGCCGAGGCCGTGGCCCAGGCCTTCACGACGTACTTCCACCTGACGAACCTCGCCGAGGAGCACCACCGCGTGCGCGTGCTGCGTGCCCGTGGCGACGACGGCGGTGTCGCTGGTGACTCGTTCCCCGCCACCTACGCGTCCCTCGTCGAGCAGGTCGGCGCGGACGAGGCAGCCGCGCGGCTCCGTGACCTCCGCTTCCACCCGGTGCTCACCGCCCACCCCACCGAGGCCCGCCGCCGTGCCGTCACCACGGCCGTCCGGCGCATCACCGACCTGATCGACGAGCGCGACGCGGCCCGCAACGCCACCGCCCGCGCCGAGAACGAGCGCCGGCTGCTCGAGGAGATCACGACGCTCCTCCGCACCTCGCCGCTCCGCACGACCCGGCCGACCCCGCTCGACGAGGTCCGCACGGCGATGAGCGTGTTCGACCAGACGCTGTTCGAGATCGTGCCGCAGGTCTACCGACTGCTCGACGACCGGCTGCTCGGCGAGGACGCCGGCAGCTTGCCCGTCACGGCACCGGCGTTCGTGCGGTTCGGCACCTGGATCGGCGGCGACCGCGACGGCAACCCGCACGTCACCGCCGAGGTCACCAGGCAGGCCGCGGACATCGCCGCCGAGCACATCCTGCTCGGGCTCGCCCGCGCCGCCACCCGCATCGGTGCCGCCCTGACGCTCGACGCCGCCGAGACCCCGGCGGACGCCGGGCTCCAGGCCCTCGTCGCCGCGCAGGAGTCGCTCGACCCCGCCGTCGCCGAGCGCATCGGGGTGCGCGCCCCGAACGAGACCCACCGTCGAGCGCTGCTCTTCGTCGCCGCCCGCATCCGCGCCACGCGCCGTGGGCAGGACGGCATGGCCTACGCCGGACCCGAGGAACTGCTCGCGGACCTGCGCGTCATCCAGGCCTCGCTCGTCGCCGCCGGTGCCGCCCGCACCGCGAACGGCGAACTGCAGAACCTCGTCTGGCAGGTCGAGACCTTCGGGTTCCACCTCGCCGAGCTCGAGGTCCGCCAGCACTCGCAGGTGCACCGCACGGCCCTCGCCGAGATCCGCGCCGGCGGCGAGCTGAGCGAGACCACGGAAGAGGTCCTCGCGGTCTTCCGCACGATCGCCGACCTGCAGCGCCGCTACGGCGTCCGCTCGGCGCACCGCTACATCGTCTCGTTCACGCAGTCCGCCCAGGACCTGGCGAACGTCCACGAGCTCGCGGTCGCGGCCCTCGGATCGGTCGAGGCAGCACCCGTGCTCGACGTCATCCCGCTCTTCGAGACGTTCGCCGACCTGCACGCGAGCGTCGACATCCTCGACGAGGCCGTGCACACCGAGGCGTTCGAGCGCCGGCTCGCCGCGACGGGCAGGAAGCTCGAGGTCATGCTCGGCTACTCCGACTCGTCGAAGGACGTCGGCCCGGTCTCGGCGAACCTCGCGCTGTACGACGCGCAGGCCCGCATCGCCGACTGGGCACGCGACCACGACGTCGAGCTGACGCTGTTCCACGGCCGCGGTGGCTCGCTCGGCCGTGGCGGCGGACCGGCGAACGAAGCCGTCCTCGCCCAGCCGCCGGGGTCGATCGACGGTCGACTCAAGCTCACCGAGCAGGGCGAGGTCATCTTCGCCCAGTACGGCGACCAGGACATCGCCGCGCGGCACCTCGAGCAGATGGCCTCGGCCACGCTGTTCGCGTCGTCGCCCTCGAACGAGGACCGCACCGCCGCCGCGGCGACCCGGTTCGCCGACCTCGCGCAGCAGCTCGACGACGTGTCGCGGACCGCGTTCCACGACCTCGTCAAGGCCGACGGCTTCGCGCCCTGGTTCGCCCGGGTCACCCCGATGGAGGAGATCGGCCTCCTGCCCCTCGGCTCCCGCCCGGCCCGCCGTGGCCTGAGCGTCGAGTCGCTCGAGGACCTCCGCGCCATCCCGTGGGTGTTCTCGTGGACGCAGGCCCGGATCAACCTCGCCGGTTGGTACGGCCTCGGCTCCGCGCTCGAAGCGGTCGGCGACGTCGAGCTGCTCCGGACGGCGTACGCCGAGTGGCCGCTGTTCGGCGCGATGATCAAGAACGTCGAGATGTCGCTCGCGAAGACCGACGAGCAGATCGCCCGACGGTACCTCGAGCTCGCCGACCGTGACGACCTCGCCGCGAAGGTCCTCGACGAGATGCTCCGCACCCGCGACTGGGTGCTCCGGGTCTCGGGCGGGAGCGACGTCCTCGAGGACCGGCCCGTGCTCGCCCGCGCCGTCCGCCTGCGCAGCCCGTACGTCGACGCCCTGTCGCACCTGCAGCTCCGCGCGCTGCGGGCGATCCGCACCTCCGGCAGCACCGACCCGACGGACGCCGACCACCGGCTGCTCCTGCTCACCGTGAACGGCGTGGCCGCCGGCCTGCAGAACACCGGGTGA
- a CDS encoding multidrug effflux MFS transporter, which produces MTTKRRGTRPTTGAVLPPIVPLALIVGVSPFATDMYIPALPAIARELGTTPGVVQLSLTAFLVAFAVGQLLAGPVSDGIGRRPLLLVGTTAFALASVGCAVAPDVGTLVAARVLQGLAGAAAAVAGRAMVSDTTTGARTAKVFGTLAAINALGPVVAPLAGGAVLTVGSWRLMFVVLAVLGVGFAAAVVLRFGETLPPASRGGTGFRDNGRRIRDLLAIGRFRAYVLTGVLSTIGFFAYIATSSFVFQRQYGFSEQLYTLVFATNATMMVVTTLVFRRVVGRVSEDTLLTVGLLVGTVGSTVVLVAALTGAGPVPVWCGLAVVTGAWGFVLPAAMTRTQHVGAAHPGTAAALQGGLTFGLGGLGTPLAGVLGGTALAMGGVMAVLIAAALVVQVVATRRGRNT; this is translated from the coding sequence GTGACGACGAAGCGCAGGGGGACCCGACCGACCACCGGAGCGGTGCTGCCGCCGATCGTGCCGCTCGCGCTGATCGTCGGCGTCTCACCGTTCGCGACGGACATGTACATCCCGGCGCTCCCCGCGATCGCCCGCGAGCTCGGGACGACGCCCGGTGTCGTGCAGCTCTCGCTCACCGCGTTCCTCGTCGCGTTCGCGGTGGGGCAGCTCCTGGCCGGACCGGTCAGTGACGGGATCGGACGGCGACCGCTCCTGCTCGTCGGGACGACGGCGTTCGCCCTGGCGTCGGTCGGCTGCGCGGTCGCGCCGGACGTCGGCACGCTCGTCGCTGCCCGGGTCCTGCAGGGCCTCGCCGGGGCCGCGGCGGCGGTGGCCGGACGCGCGATGGTGTCGGACACCACCACCGGGGCCCGCACGGCGAAGGTGTTCGGGACCCTCGCGGCGATCAACGCCCTCGGACCGGTCGTCGCGCCGCTGGCCGGGGGAGCCGTGCTCACCGTCGGGTCGTGGCGGCTCATGTTCGTCGTGCTCGCGGTGCTCGGGGTGGGGTTCGCGGCGGCCGTCGTGCTGCGCTTCGGCGAGACGCTGCCCCCGGCGTCCCGCGGGGGCACCGGCTTCCGCGACAACGGCCGGCGGATCCGGGACCTGCTCGCGATCGGGCGGTTCCGCGCGTACGTCCTGACCGGGGTGCTCTCGACGATCGGGTTCTTCGCCTACATCGCGACGAGCTCGTTCGTCTTCCAGCGGCAGTACGGCTTCTCCGAGCAGCTGTACACCCTCGTGTTCGCGACCAACGCCACGATGATGGTCGTCACGACGCTCGTGTTCCGCCGGGTCGTCGGCCGTGTCTCCGAGGACACCCTGCTGACCGTCGGGCTGCTCGTCGGCACCGTCGGCAGCACGGTCGTGCTCGTCGCGGCGCTCACCGGTGCCGGGCCGGTGCCGGTGTGGTGCGGGCTCGCGGTCGTGACCGGCGCCTGGGGCTTCGTCCTGCCCGCGGCGATGACGCGGACGCAGCACGTCGGTGCGGCGCACCCCGGGACGGCCGCGGCGCTGCAGGGCGGCCTGACGTTCGGTCTCGGCGGGCTCGGGACCCCGCTGGCCGGCGTGCTCGGCGGGACCGCGCTCGCGATGGGCGGGGTGATGGCGGTCCTCATCGCCGCCGCGCTCGTCGTCCAGGTCGTCGCCACCCGGCGAGGCCGGAACACCTGA
- a CDS encoding STAS domain-containing protein gives MDIVVHEATADTAVLECSGRLNMVSAGAFRETVAKVVEGGRSRLVVELSGVEFMDSSGLGALVGCLKTARQAGGDLRLAAPSEQVQMVLKLSNIDKILRTYPDGDAAVTNWA, from the coding sequence ATGGACATCGTCGTACACGAGGCAACGGCGGACACCGCCGTGCTCGAATGCAGCGGCCGGCTCAACATGGTGAGCGCCGGTGCGTTCCGTGAGACGGTGGCCAAGGTGGTCGAGGGCGGGCGTTCGCGTCTGGTCGTCGAGCTGTCCGGCGTCGAGTTCATGGACTCGTCCGGCCTCGGCGCCCTGGTCGGCTGCCTGAAGACCGCGCGGCAGGCCGGGGGTGACCTGCGGCTGGCGGCTCCGTCGGAACAGGTCCAGATGGTGCTGAAGCTCTCGAACATCGACAAGATCCTGCGGACGTACCCGGACGGGGACGCCGCGGTGACGAACTGGGCATGA
- a CDS encoding ATP-binding protein — MTLAMRGHVLDLACPPDDVTAVHTFLADVWASEPDVSAEDRMALELALVELASNVVEHGAAGRSVTCSLRLDVEPSEVRVHLTDDGVPVPVDPAKAHLPEGLAESGRGLALVQMVVEDLRYERVGDENRWTARRDRH; from the coding sequence ATGACCCTGGCCATGCGCGGGCACGTCCTCGACCTCGCATGTCCGCCGGACGACGTCACGGCGGTGCACACCTTCCTCGCCGACGTCTGGGCGAGCGAACCCGACGTGTCGGCGGAGGACCGCATGGCGCTCGAGCTCGCGCTCGTGGAGCTCGCCTCGAACGTCGTCGAGCACGGTGCCGCGGGCCGCTCCGTGACCTGCTCCCTGCGGCTCGACGTGGAACCCTCCGAGGTCCGTGTCCACCTGACCGACGACGGGGTCCCCGTGCCGGTCGACCCGGCGAAGGCGCACCTGCCCGAGGGGCTCGCCGAGAGCGGCCGCGGGCTCGCGCTCGTCCAGATGGTCGTCGAGGACCTGCGCTACGAGCGGGTCGGCGACGAGAACCGGTGGACCGCGCGGCGCGACCGGCACTGA
- a CDS encoding helix-turn-helix transcriptional regulator: MSIDTPIDPRTRFETAGTDLGAALDMFGQAYEGAGFVGGHTDRPFSYRFRVVGDDVMSFRSTVFDARAAGQASSGDEYVVVWTSEGGGVIGSGQDEVRYGPGTPVVFPTDGPFAFDLQDVRQSLVHFDKRFLEGVASEVHGGSAGPLVFDQAARPRREDLQTWNAQVQRAASTILGSGPVSPIAMAETARATALAMLHTFPHRQLAPQVPVPQGATSRVRTAIEYMHAFAHTPISTTDVAEHVGLSVRGLQQAFQRQVGTAPNAMLRGVRMDRVREELLRGAPGQLTVAEVAVRWGFAHLGRFSAAYHQRFGEYPRDTLQR, translated from the coding sequence ATGAGCATCGACACCCCGATCGACCCGCGCACCCGGTTCGAGACCGCCGGCACCGATCTCGGTGCCGCACTCGACATGTTCGGGCAGGCGTACGAGGGGGCCGGTTTCGTCGGCGGGCACACCGACCGGCCGTTCTCGTACCGCTTCCGGGTCGTGGGCGACGACGTCATGTCCTTCCGCTCGACGGTGTTCGACGCCCGTGCGGCGGGGCAGGCATCGTCCGGGGACGAGTACGTGGTCGTCTGGACGTCGGAGGGTGGGGGCGTCATCGGCTCCGGCCAGGACGAGGTCCGCTACGGCCCCGGGACGCCCGTGGTGTTCCCGACGGACGGCCCCTTCGCCTTCGACCTGCAGGACGTCCGGCAGAGCCTGGTGCACTTCGACAAGCGGTTCCTCGAGGGCGTCGCCTCCGAGGTCCACGGCGGTTCTGCCGGACCGCTCGTCTTCGACCAGGCAGCGCGTCCGCGGCGGGAGGACCTGCAGACCTGGAACGCGCAGGTGCAGCGCGCCGCATCGACGATCCTCGGCAGCGGCCCGGTGTCGCCGATCGCGATGGCCGAGACCGCCCGCGCGACCGCACTCGCCATGCTGCACACGTTCCCGCACCGGCAGCTGGCCCCGCAGGTCCCCGTGCCGCAGGGGGCGACGAGCCGTGTCCGGACGGCGATCGAGTACATGCACGCGTTCGCCCACACCCCGATCTCGACCACGGACGTCGCCGAGCACGTCGGGCTGAGCGTCCGCGGCCTGCAGCAGGCCTTCCAGCGGCAGGTCGGCACGGCGCCGAACGCGATGCTCCGCGGCGTCCGGATGGACCGCGTCCGCGAGGAACTGCTGCGCGGGGCCCCGGGGCAGCTGACGGTCGCCGAGGTCGCCGTGCGCTGGGGCTTCGCGCACCTCGGTCGGTTCTCCGCCGCGTACCACCAGCGCTTCGGTGAGTACCCGCGCGACACACTCCAGCGCTGA
- a CDS encoding RBBP9/YdeN family alpha/beta hydrolase — protein MNAAPRPSARSEGSPQRHPWVIVPGIWDSGPEHWQSRWQAEPGVEAVRTAPTSWSDPDPADWSQALSRAVASTSRPPVLVAHSLGVLAVADWLVTHGDRVAGAFLVAPPDPDAPSFPAAAAGFRAPTARVSTPTALVVSDDDPYCSLHRATGFGAAIGAEVLRVGARQHVNVVSGVGRWDEGRRLLAAFEERC, from the coding sequence GTGAACGCAGCACCACGGCCGTCGGCCCGGAGCGAGGGCAGCCCGCAGCGGCACCCGTGGGTGATCGTCCCGGGCATCTGGGACTCGGGCCCCGAACACTGGCAGTCGCGATGGCAGGCCGAGCCCGGGGTCGAGGCGGTCCGCACGGCGCCGACGTCGTGGTCGGACCCGGACCCGGCCGACTGGTCGCAGGCACTGTCGCGCGCCGTGGCGTCCACGAGTCGGCCGCCGGTCCTCGTCGCCCACAGCCTCGGCGTGCTCGCGGTCGCCGACTGGCTCGTGACGCACGGCGACCGCGTGGCCGGGGCCTTCCTCGTGGCGCCGCCGGACCCCGACGCACCGTCCTTCCCTGCTGCAGCCGCGGGCTTCCGTGCGCCGACCGCCCGGGTGTCGACGCCGACCGCGCTCGTCGTGAGCGACGACGACCCGTACTGCTCGCTGCACCGTGCGACGGGCTTCGGGGCGGCCATCGGTGCCGAGGTGCTGCGGGTGGGCGCCCGGCAGCACGTGAACGTCGTGAGCGGCGTCGGTCGGTGGGACGAGGGCCGGCGGCTGCTGGCAGCGTTCGAGGAGCGCTGCTGA
- a CDS encoding Nif3-like dinuclear metal center hexameric protein has product MPTLRELQAAIEDLWPAAGAESWDSVGLVSGRADQPIEHVHLAVDAVPATAHEAVEAGADLLLTHHPLLLRGVTTIDESTVKGNVLATLVRGGTALLAAHTNADVVTTGTSAVLADRLGLVDQRPLEPGADPATGLGRVGTLPAPTTLGALARALVDLLPPTATGVRVSGDFDRPVRTVALCAGAGDSLLGNPAVRAADVYVTSDLRHHPASEFREQALLGDGPALVDTSHWATEWLWLDVAAEQLRRAAGVRVTVSELRTDPWDFAVLPAAEPVAPTTPAPEGDRP; this is encoded by the coding sequence ATGCCGACGCTCCGCGAACTCCAGGCCGCGATCGAGGACCTGTGGCCCGCCGCGGGGGCGGAGTCCTGGGACAGCGTCGGACTCGTCTCCGGCCGCGCCGACCAGCCGATCGAGCACGTGCACCTCGCCGTCGACGCCGTCCCCGCGACCGCGCACGAGGCGGTCGAGGCCGGCGCCGACCTGCTCCTCACCCACCACCCCCTGCTCCTGCGCGGCGTGACGACCATCGACGAGTCGACCGTCAAGGGGAACGTCCTCGCGACCCTCGTCCGCGGCGGCACGGCCCTGCTCGCGGCACACACCAACGCCGACGTCGTGACGACCGGCACCTCGGCGGTGCTCGCCGACCGACTCGGACTGGTCGACCAGCGTCCGCTCGAACCCGGTGCCGACCCCGCGACGGGCCTCGGCCGCGTCGGGACCCTGCCCGCGCCGACGACCCTCGGTGCGCTCGCGCGCGCCCTCGTCGACCTGCTCCCGCCGACCGCCACCGGCGTCCGGGTCTCCGGTGACTTCGACCGGCCGGTGCGCACCGTCGCGCTCTGCGCCGGCGCGGGGGACTCGCTGCTCGGCAACCCCGCCGTCCGGGCCGCCGACGTCTACGTCACGAGCGACCTCCGGCACCACCCCGCGTCCGAGTTCCGCGAGCAGGCACTGCTCGGCGACGGTCCGGCCCTGGTCGACACCTCGCACTGGGCCACCGAGTGGCTCTGGCTCGACGTCGCCGCCGAACAGCTCCGGCGCGCCGCCGGGGTCCGCGTCACCGTCAGCGAGCTCCGCACCGACCCGTGGGACTTCGCCGTCCTGCCCGCGGCCGAGCCGGTCGCGCCCACCACCCCCGCCCCCGAAGGAGACCGACCGTGA
- a CDS encoding zinc ribbon domain-containing protein: MKAAPEDQVVLLDLQRLDNDVTRLTHRITALQKGDRLTELGTTAAGLRAELAAATGRVEDAERDLARLESDTATAQARITRDTTMLQNVSNAKDAAGLQSELESLQRRIGDLETAELEVMEQLDVHRARVGDIEAQLADVEASRSTLVAERDTEIARVEADRDAAVQSRAAVAAKVPADLLALYDRQRARYGFGASLLQGGVSTASGVTLTNSDLQTIRQAAPDDVVLCPDSDAILVRTAESGL; encoded by the coding sequence GTGAAGGCAGCACCCGAGGACCAGGTCGTCCTCCTCGACCTCCAGCGCCTGGACAACGACGTCACGCGCCTGACGCACCGCATCACCGCCCTGCAGAAGGGTGACCGGCTGACCGAGCTCGGCACCACCGCCGCCGGACTCCGCGCCGAGCTCGCCGCCGCGACCGGCCGGGTCGAGGACGCCGAGCGCGACCTCGCCCGGCTCGAGTCGGACACCGCGACCGCGCAGGCCCGCATCACGCGCGACACCACCATGCTGCAGAACGTCTCGAACGCGAAGGACGCCGCCGGCCTGCAGAGCGAGTTGGAGTCGCTGCAGCGCCGCATCGGCGACCTCGAGACGGCCGAGCTCGAGGTGATGGAGCAGCTCGACGTGCACCGCGCCCGGGTCGGCGACATCGAGGCACAGCTCGCCGACGTCGAGGCCTCGCGCTCCACCCTGGTCGCTGAGCGCGACACCGAGATCGCCCGCGTCGAGGCCGACCGCGACGCCGCGGTGCAGAGCCGTGCCGCGGTCGCTGCGAAGGTCCCCGCCGACCTGCTCGCCCTGTACGACCGGCAGCGGGCACGCTACGGCTTCGGCGCCTCCCTGCTCCAGGGCGGCGTGTCCACGGCGTCCGGCGTGACGCTCACCAACTCGGACCTGCAGACCATCCGTCAGGCCGCGCCCGACGACGTCGTGCTCTGCCCGGACAGCGACGCGATCCTGGTGCGGACCGCCGAGTCGGGACTGTAG
- the ppgK gene encoding polyphosphate--glucose phosphotransferase yields the protein MTSLAVGVDIGGTGIKGAIVDVTTGELQTDRIKKATPEGGKPHDIVAVAKSILDELAPGADVPVGVCFPAIVRDGKTMSAANVSKKWIGFEAEALFEKELGRSIHFVNDADAAGFAEQQFGAAKGKEGLVVVTTLGTGIGTALINDGVLIVNSELGHLEIDGHDAESRASFAAKERDELSWKHWAKRLQKYYSTLEALLSPELFVVGGGVSKHHEEFLPLLDLQAGIIPATLRNNAGIIGAATLAARSQQR from the coding sequence ATGACCTCTCTCGCAGTCGGCGTCGACATCGGCGGTACGGGCATCAAGGGCGCGATCGTCGACGTGACGACCGGTGAACTCCAGACCGACCGGATCAAGAAGGCGACTCCCGAGGGCGGCAAGCCCCACGACATCGTCGCCGTGGCCAAGTCGATCCTCGACGAGCTCGCCCCGGGTGCGGACGTGCCCGTGGGGGTCTGCTTCCCGGCGATCGTCCGCGACGGCAAGACCATGTCGGCCGCGAACGTGTCGAAGAAGTGGATCGGGTTCGAGGCCGAGGCCCTCTTCGAGAAGGAGCTCGGCCGCTCCATCCACTTCGTCAACGACGCCGACGCCGCCGGGTTCGCCGAGCAGCAGTTCGGTGCCGCGAAGGGCAAGGAGGGCCTGGTGGTCGTCACGACCCTCGGCACCGGGATCGGCACGGCACTCATCAACGACGGCGTGCTCATCGTCAACTCCGAGCTCGGGCACCTGGAGATCGACGGGCACGACGCCGAGTCGCGGGCCTCGTTCGCGGCGAAGGAGCGGGACGAGCTGAGCTGGAAGCACTGGGCGAAGCGGCTGCAGAAGTACTACTCGACGCTCGAGGCGCTGCTCTCCCCCGAGCTCTTCGTCGTCGGCGGCGGGGTGTCGAAGCACCACGAGGAGTTCCTGCCCCTGCTCGACCTGCAGGCCGGGATCATCCCCGCGACCCTGCGCAACAACGCGGGCATCATCGGCGCTGCGACCCTGGCCGCGCGGTCGCAGCAGCGCTGA
- the map gene encoding type I methionyl aminopeptidase, with protein sequence MPRDAHGHLTPGRISPQRAVPREIERPEYVGRAEPHEHGLGDTYTPDEVERIRVAGRIASQAIDAVGAAIRPGITTDELDRIGHEYVVSHGAYPSTLGYRGYPKSLCSSLNEVICHGIPDDTVLQEGDLVNIDVTAYKDGMHGDTNRTFIVGEGSQEVRDLVDRTRTALERGIKAVAPGRRVNVIGRAIEAYAKRFGYGVVRDYTGHGVGRAFHSGLIIPHYDAPHYDTVIEPGMVFTIEPMLTLGGIDADIWSDDWTVSTRDKSWTAQFEHTLVVTERGAELLTVS encoded by the coding sequence ATGCCCCGGGACGCACACGGACACCTGACCCCCGGCCGGATCTCCCCGCAGCGGGCGGTGCCCCGGGAGATCGAGCGCCCCGAGTACGTCGGAAGGGCCGAGCCGCACGAGCACGGCCTCGGCGACACGTACACCCCGGACGAGGTCGAGCGCATCCGGGTCGCCGGGCGGATCGCCTCGCAGGCGATCGACGCCGTCGGTGCAGCGATCCGCCCCGGCATCACCACCGACGAACTCGACCGGATCGGCCACGAGTACGTCGTCTCGCACGGTGCGTACCCGTCGACGCTCGGGTACCGCGGGTACCCGAAGTCGCTCTGCTCGAGCCTCAACGAGGTCATCTGCCACGGCATCCCGGACGACACCGTGCTGCAGGAGGGCGACCTCGTCAACATCGACGTCACCGCCTACAAGGACGGCATGCACGGCGACACGAACCGCACGTTCATCGTCGGCGAGGGGTCGCAGGAGGTCCGCGACCTCGTCGACCGCACGCGGACCGCGCTCGAACGCGGCATCAAGGCCGTCGCCCCCGGGCGCCGGGTGAACGTGATCGGGCGGGCCATCGAGGCCTACGCGAAGCGCTTCGGCTACGGGGTCGTCCGCGACTACACGGGCCACGGGGTCGGACGCGCGTTCCACTCCGGCCTGATCATCCCGCACTACGACGCGCCCCACTACGACACGGTCATCGAGCCGGGCATGGTCTTCACGATCGAACCGATGCTCACGCTCGGCGGGATCGACGCGGACATCTGGTCGGACGACTGGACCGTGTCGACGCGCGACAAGTCCTGGACCGCCCAGTTCGAACACACCCTCGTCGTCACCGAGCGCGGCGCGGAACTCCTCACCGTCTCCTGA
- a CDS encoding SPOR domain-containing protein yields MSDERIESQWWFNEKTHAVEQGPQSPQRDRIGPFETREEAQHALDRIKANNERWDDEDQ; encoded by the coding sequence ATGAGCGACGAACGCATCGAGTCCCAGTGGTGGTTCAACGAGAAGACGCACGCCGTCGAGCAGGGCCCGCAGTCCCCGCAGCGCGACCGCATCGGCCCGTTCGAGACGCGCGAGGAGGCGCAACACGCCCTCGACCGCATCAAGGCGAACAACGAGCGTTGGGACGACGAAGACCAATAG